From Daucus carota subsp. sativus chromosome 6, DH1 v3.0, whole genome shotgun sequence, the proteins below share one genomic window:
- the LOC108227543 gene encoding ylmG homolog protein 1-2, chloroplastic, producing MPDPDELLAIQGVQDTLVCTMSPLFFAAISSGPRSLNTPLTVVAAGMSKWLEIYSAVLMVRVLLSWFPNIPWDRQPLSAIRDLCDPYLNLFRNIIPPLFNTLDVSPLLAFAVLGSLAGILGAATTPY from the coding sequence ATGCCTGACCCAGATGAGCTACTAGCTATTCAGGGTGTTCAAGATACATTGGTTTGCACAATGAGTCCTTTGTTTTTTGCAGCAATTAGTAGTGGGCCCAGGTCTTTGAACACACCATTGACTGTGGTAGCTGCAGGAATGTCCAAATGGCTTGAGATTTATAGTGCTGTGTTGATGGTTAGGGTGTTGCTTAGTTGGTTTCCGAATATTCCATGGGATCGTCAACCGTTGTCAGCGATTCGGGACTTGTGTGATCCTTATTTGAATCTTTTTAGAAATATAATTCCTCCGCTTTTCAATACTTTGGATGTTAGTCCACTTTTGGCATTTGCGGTTTTGGGGTCGCTTGCTGGGATTCTTGGTGCCGCAACCACACCTTATTGA
- the LOC108227541 gene encoding laccase-6, translating into MANLGISLSLGLLIYAHAMDVTALWPGAGPTRYYEFRVQTMKLKKLCQTNKIVTINQMFPGPVVYAQEDDRVIVRVINETPYNATVHWHGVRQMLSCWSDGPSYITQCPIQSGQTFTYEFSLVKQKGTLMWHAHFSWLRATVYGAIVIYPKLGVPYPFKSPHEEHIIILGEYWMRDVVKLEQAVIADGGVPPPADAFTINGHPGPNYNCSDNDVYKIDVVPGKTYLLRLISATLNTESFFTIANHKITIVEADGEYAKPFTTDRVMLGPGQTLNVLVTANQPIGRYSMAMGPYISGKNVSFQNISSLAYFNYLGALPNSAAVAASLPRFNDNLAVATVMDGLRSLNSGDVPKEIDENLFFTIGLNVEKCQSSNPKKNCQGNNGGVMAASMNNITFTRPNVSVLQAYYSKINGLFTEDFPGVPLKFYDFVNGAPNTAPNNTQSLTGTRTKVLEFGTRVQLILQDTGTVTTENHPVHLHGYSFYVVGYGTGNYNPQSSKFNLVDPPYMNTIGVPVGGWAAIRFVADNPGVWFMHCHLEIHLTWGLSTVFIVKNGKGPLQTLPRPPADLPRC; encoded by the exons ATGGCAAATCTGGGCATTTCGCTCAGCTTAGGCTTATTAATATATGCTCATGCTATGGATGTCACGGCATTATGGCCAGGAGCAGGACCAACAAGATATTATGAATTCAGG GTGCAAACCATGAAGCTCAAAAAACTATGTCAGACCAACAAAATTGTGACCATCAACCAGATGTTTCCTGGACCAGTTGTGTATGCTCAAGAGGATGACCGAGTGATTGTAAGGGTCATCAATGAGACTCCATATAATGCCACAGTCCATTG GCATGGTGTGAGGCAGATGCTGTCATGCTGGTCCGATGGTCCTTCTTATATCACGCAATGCCCCATTCAATCGGGACAAACATTCACCTATGAGTTCAGTCTTGTGAAGCAGAAGGGAACACTTATGTGGCATGCTCATTTCTCATGGCTCCGAGCAACTGTTTATGGTGCCATTGTTATATACCCTAAGCTCGGGGTTCCATATCCTTTTAAATCACCTCATGAAGAGCACATCATAATTTTAG GGGAATACTGGATGAGAGATGTCGTAAAGCTTGAGCAGGCTGTTATAGCAGATGGCGGGGTTCCTCCACCAGCAGATGCTTTTACAATCAATGGCCATCCAGGTCCTAACTACAATTGCTCCGACAATG ATGTATACAAGATTGATGTTGTTCCGGGCAAAACATACCTCTTGAGGCTAATAAGTGCAACACTGAACACAGAGAGTTTCTTCACAATCGCTAATCATAAGATAACAATTGTTGAGGCGGATGGGGAGTATGCCAAACCATTTACCACAGACCGTGTAATGCTAGGACCTGGACAGACGCTCAATGTTCTTGTTACCGCAAATCAACCCATAGGAAGATATTCTATGGCCATGGGACCGTACATTTCTGGCAAAAACGTGTCATTTCAAAATATATCTTCACTAGCTTACTTCAATTACTTAGGAGCCTTGCCAAATAGTGCAGCAGTTGCAGCTAGTCTACCTCGCTTTAATGATAATCTTGCGGTTGCAACAGTGATGGATGGGCTCAGAAGCCTCAATTCAGGTGATGTACCAAAAGAGATTGATGAAAATCTTTTCTTTACCATAGGATTGAACGTTGAAAAATGTCAGTCCAGCAATCCTAAGAAAAACTGCCAAGGGAACAATGGAGGTGTCATGGCTGCATCAATGAACAACATAACTTTTACCAGGCCTAATGTTTCAGTTCTGCAAGCTTACTACAGCAAGATTAATGGACTATTTACAGAGGATTTCCCAGGGGTGCCATTAAAATTCTATGATTTTGTGAATGGGGCACCAAATACAGCTCCTAACAACACTCAGTCATTAACTGGAACAAGGACCAAAGTTCTTGAATTCGGGACCAGGGTTCAACTTATTTTGCAGGATACTGGTACAGTCACAACAGAGAATCACCCGGTTCATCTTCATGGCTACAGCTTCTATGTCGTAGGATATGGCACTGGGAACTACAATCCACAGTCGTCAAAATTTAACCTAGTGGATCCCCCTTATATGAACACCATAGGAGTTCCTGTAGGTGGATGGGCAGCCATTCGTTTCGTTGCTGACAATCCAG GGGTATGGTTTATGCACTGTCACCTGGAGATACATTTGACATGGGGTTTGTCCACTGTATTCATAGTGAAGAATGGGAAAGGTCCGCTTCAGACCCTTCCTCGTCCTCCAGCAGACTTGCCAAGATGTTGA
- the LOC108227542 gene encoding protein LEAD-SENSITIVE 1 → MGILSNRVEKEELKGGDHIYTYRAVFAYSHHGIFVGGNKVVHFTPKREENSSTEAPLITFDGMSDTAFSCPTYPDCGFRQPNSGVVLTCLDCFLRNGSLYSFDYEVSPSIFLTRVRGGTCTTAASDPPQTVIHRAMYLLQNGFGNYDVFQNNCEDFALYCKTGLLTVDRLGVGRSGQASTVIGAPLAALLSTPLKLLMPSPVGVATVTAGMYCMSRYATDIGVRTDVIKVAVEDLAVNLGWLNSDEEELEKNKASGEQLVKL, encoded by the exons ATGGGGATACTGAGCAACAGAGTAGAGAAAGAGGAGTTAAAAGGGGGTGATCATATCTATACTTACAGGGCTGTTTTTGCTTACTCTCATCATG GTATCTTTGTTGGGGGAAACAAGGTTGTTCATTTCACCCCTAAAAGAGAAGAGAATTCAAGCACTGAAGCACCTCTTATTACCTTTGATGGTATGTCAGACACAGCATTTTCCTGTCCGACTTATCCAGACTGCGGATTCAGACAGCCTAACAGCGGGGTAGTGCTCACCTGCCTAGACTGCTTTCTTCGGAACGGATCTCTTTACTCCTTTGATTATGAAGTTAGCCCCTCGATTTTCCTTACTAGAGTACGAGGTGGGACTTGTACCACTGCAGCATCTGATCCACCTCAGACGGTTATTCATCGCGCAATGTATCTGCTCCAGAATGGATTCGGAAACTATgatgtttttcaaaataattgtgAGGATTTTGCCCTATACTGCAAAACAGGTCTTCTGACAGTTGATAGGCTCGGGGTTGGAAGAAGCGGCCAAGCTTCTACGGTTATTGGTGCTCCTTTGGCTGCCCTTCTCTCCACTCCTCTGAAGTTGTTAATGCCTAGTCCTGTTGGTGTGGCAACTGTAACAGCAGGAATGTATTGCATGAGCAGATACGCTACTGATATTGGCGTTCGTACTGATGTTATCAAAGTAGCTGTGGAGGACCTGGCTGTAAATCTTGGCTGGCTCAATAGCGATGAAGAAGAACTTGAGAAAAATAAGGCCTCTGGCGAGCAGCTTGTGAAACTCTGA
- the LOC108227879 gene encoding probable serine/threonine-protein kinase WNK10 isoform X1 yields MNSGSQSGGSMLSVYKDGLIGNVDPQVDYVEMDPKGRYVRYNEILGKGAFKTVYKAFDQLHGIEVAWSRVKVDDVLQSAVDFEKLYSEVHLLRSLKHDNIMKLYDSWVDDKKKTINMITELFTSGSMRQYRKKHKCVDMKAVKSWARQILCGLDYLHSQNQPIIHRDLKCDNIFVNGNHGEVKIGDLGLAIVRQQPTAKSVIGTPEFMAPEMYDEEYNELVDIYSFGMCLLEMVTFEYPYCECKNPAQIYKKVTSGIKPASLGKVSDPKVKEFIEKCLLPASERLPARELLKDPFFQLETPKETNHNQMLLSTELHKSLSVLSCGSLSMDMDYEYKQSVCTESSCGTPQYPVLEFKRKHQNNEFRLRGMKNPDNSIALTLRIADLSGRVRNIHFQFYLETDTALSVASEMVEQLELADHDVAFIADFIDYLISKIIKGSKALPDLCHNPETNDRSFMPNSWNASPPDQETVSNLTSSVKHQEDFVHVGHNPRQSSVPLSHITLQASPNFANMDDKESQASAASEMMCEDTVMKNEIKADYVNSNINEIRQNSSGLDSELDFRDLYYDEFKMQESDTDVVECIQPNDIAKNWEMTLADLAGVSKVISSTGLGCNSSHLSSTDEEQVAELTMELDAIEVQYQQWFEELSMRGEAEVNAIRNRWIIDKNPPMN; encoded by the exons ATGAATTCGGGTTCCCAAAGTGGGGGGTCTATGTTGTCTGTATATAAGGATGGTTTGATTGGTAATGTGGATCCTCAGGTTGATTATGTTGAAATGGATCCTAAGGGTCGATATGTTCGG TACAATGAAATCTTGGGCAAAGGTGCATTCAAGACTGT CTATAAAGCATTCGATCAACTTCATGGAATAGAAGTTGCTTGGAGCCGGGTAAAAGTCGACGATGTGCTACAGTCAGcagttgattttgaaaaattgtaTTCTGAAGTTCATCTTCTCAGATCACTGAAACACGATAATATCATGAAATTGTATGATTCATGGGTAGACGATAAGAAGAAAACTATAAACATGATAACTGAGCTCTTCACATCTGGGAGTATGAGGCA ATATCGTAAGAAGCATAAATGTGTTGATATGAAGGCTGTCAAAAGCTGGGCAAGACAGATCTTATGCGGCTTGGACTATCTTCATAGCCAGAACCAGCCTATCATTCACAGGGACTTAAAGTGTGACAATATATTTGTAAATGGCAATCACGGAGAAGTTAAAATTGGGGACCTTGGATTAGCAATTGTTAGGCAGCAGCCTACGGCGAAGAGTGTCATTG gGACTCCTGAATTTATGGCACCGGAAATGTATGACGAGGAATACAATGAACTAGTAGACATATATTCCTTTGGCATGTGCCTCTTGGAAATGGTTACCTTTGAATATCCATATTGCGAGTGCAAGAATCCTGCTCAAATCTATAAGAAAGTCACTTCT GGTATTAAACCTGCTTCACTAGGCAAGGTGTCTGATCCCAAAGTTAAAGAATTCATTGAAAAGTGTTTGCTTCCAGCGTCTGAAAGGTTGCCAGCAAGGGAGCTTCTTAAGGACCCCTTTTTCCAACTTGAGACTCCGAAAGAAACAAATCACAATCAGATGTTATTGTCTACTGAGCTCCACAAATCATTGAGTGTCTTGAGCTGTGGGTCTCTTTCCATGGATATGGATTATGAGTATAAGCAGTCTGTATGTACAGAATCTAGTTGCGGAACCCCGCAATATCCTGTTTTGGAATTTAAGAGGAAGCATCAGAATAATGAATTTAGATTGAGGGGCATGAAAAATCCAGACAATTCTATAGCATTGACCTTGCGAATAGCTGACCTTAGCG GCCGAGTGAGAAACATACACTTCCAATTCTATCTCGAAACTGACACTGCATTATCAGTTGCTAGTGAAATGGTTGAACAGCTGGAGTTAGCAGACCATGATGTGGCTTTTATTGcagattttattgattatctAATAAGCAAAATTATAAAAGGCTCAAAGGCTTTGCCGGATTTATGTCACAATCCTGAAACAAATGACCGTTCTTTCATGCCAAATTCATGGAATGCATCCCCACCTGATCAAGAGACTGTCTCTAATTTAACCTCTAGCGTAAAACATCAAGAAGATTTTGTGCATGTTGGACATAATCCGCGTCAGAGTTCAGTCCCTCTCTCTCATATCACATTACAGGCAAGTCCAAACTTTGCAAATATGGATGATAAAGAGTCACAAGCATCAGCTGCTTCTGAAATGATGTGCGAAGATACTGTTATGAAGAATGAGATAAAGGCTGATTATGTTAATTCTAATATCAATGAAATACGGCAAAATTCGAGTGGCCTTGATTCTGAGCTGGACTTCAGGGATTTATACTACGACGAGTTTAAAATGCAGGAAAGTGATACTGATGTTGTCGAATGTATTCAACCTAATGACATTGCAAAAAACTGGGAGATGACTTTGGCAGATCTAGCTGGAGTCTCCAAAGTTATAAGTTCGACAGGTTTGGGTTGCAATAGTTCGCATTTGTCCTCGACAGATGAAGAACAGGTGGCAGAACTAACAATGGAACTTGATGCAATTGAGGTACAATATCAGCAGTGGTTTGAAGAACTCTCGATGAGGGGGGAAGCAGAAGTTAATGCCATTAGGAACAGATGGATCATAGATAAGAACCCGCCCATGAATTAA
- the LOC108227879 gene encoding probable serine/threonine-protein kinase WNK10 isoform X2, giving the protein MWILRLIMLKWILRVDMFGYKAFDQLHGIEVAWSRVKVDDVLQSAVDFEKLYSEVHLLRSLKHDNIMKLYDSWVDDKKKTINMITELFTSGSMRQYRKKHKCVDMKAVKSWARQILCGLDYLHSQNQPIIHRDLKCDNIFVNGNHGEVKIGDLGLAIVRQQPTAKSVIGTPEFMAPEMYDEEYNELVDIYSFGMCLLEMVTFEYPYCECKNPAQIYKKVTSGIKPASLGKVSDPKVKEFIEKCLLPASERLPARELLKDPFFQLETPKETNHNQMLLSTELHKSLSVLSCGSLSMDMDYEYKQSVCTESSCGTPQYPVLEFKRKHQNNEFRLRGMKNPDNSIALTLRIADLSGRVRNIHFQFYLETDTALSVASEMVEQLELADHDVAFIADFIDYLISKIIKGSKALPDLCHNPETNDRSFMPNSWNASPPDQETVSNLTSSVKHQEDFVHVGHNPRQSSVPLSHITLQASPNFANMDDKESQASAASEMMCEDTVMKNEIKADYVNSNINEIRQNSSGLDSELDFRDLYYDEFKMQESDTDVVECIQPNDIAKNWEMTLADLAGVSKVISSTGLGCNSSHLSSTDEEQVAELTMELDAIEVQYQQWFEELSMRGEAEVNAIRNRWIIDKNPPMN; this is encoded by the exons ATGTGGATCCTCAGGTTGATTATGTTGAAATGGATCCTAAGGGTCGATATGTTCGG CTATAAAGCATTCGATCAACTTCATGGAATAGAAGTTGCTTGGAGCCGGGTAAAAGTCGACGATGTGCTACAGTCAGcagttgattttgaaaaattgtaTTCTGAAGTTCATCTTCTCAGATCACTGAAACACGATAATATCATGAAATTGTATGATTCATGGGTAGACGATAAGAAGAAAACTATAAACATGATAACTGAGCTCTTCACATCTGGGAGTATGAGGCA ATATCGTAAGAAGCATAAATGTGTTGATATGAAGGCTGTCAAAAGCTGGGCAAGACAGATCTTATGCGGCTTGGACTATCTTCATAGCCAGAACCAGCCTATCATTCACAGGGACTTAAAGTGTGACAATATATTTGTAAATGGCAATCACGGAGAAGTTAAAATTGGGGACCTTGGATTAGCAATTGTTAGGCAGCAGCCTACGGCGAAGAGTGTCATTG gGACTCCTGAATTTATGGCACCGGAAATGTATGACGAGGAATACAATGAACTAGTAGACATATATTCCTTTGGCATGTGCCTCTTGGAAATGGTTACCTTTGAATATCCATATTGCGAGTGCAAGAATCCTGCTCAAATCTATAAGAAAGTCACTTCT GGTATTAAACCTGCTTCACTAGGCAAGGTGTCTGATCCCAAAGTTAAAGAATTCATTGAAAAGTGTTTGCTTCCAGCGTCTGAAAGGTTGCCAGCAAGGGAGCTTCTTAAGGACCCCTTTTTCCAACTTGAGACTCCGAAAGAAACAAATCACAATCAGATGTTATTGTCTACTGAGCTCCACAAATCATTGAGTGTCTTGAGCTGTGGGTCTCTTTCCATGGATATGGATTATGAGTATAAGCAGTCTGTATGTACAGAATCTAGTTGCGGAACCCCGCAATATCCTGTTTTGGAATTTAAGAGGAAGCATCAGAATAATGAATTTAGATTGAGGGGCATGAAAAATCCAGACAATTCTATAGCATTGACCTTGCGAATAGCTGACCTTAGCG GCCGAGTGAGAAACATACACTTCCAATTCTATCTCGAAACTGACACTGCATTATCAGTTGCTAGTGAAATGGTTGAACAGCTGGAGTTAGCAGACCATGATGTGGCTTTTATTGcagattttattgattatctAATAAGCAAAATTATAAAAGGCTCAAAGGCTTTGCCGGATTTATGTCACAATCCTGAAACAAATGACCGTTCTTTCATGCCAAATTCATGGAATGCATCCCCACCTGATCAAGAGACTGTCTCTAATTTAACCTCTAGCGTAAAACATCAAGAAGATTTTGTGCATGTTGGACATAATCCGCGTCAGAGTTCAGTCCCTCTCTCTCATATCACATTACAGGCAAGTCCAAACTTTGCAAATATGGATGATAAAGAGTCACAAGCATCAGCTGCTTCTGAAATGATGTGCGAAGATACTGTTATGAAGAATGAGATAAAGGCTGATTATGTTAATTCTAATATCAATGAAATACGGCAAAATTCGAGTGGCCTTGATTCTGAGCTGGACTTCAGGGATTTATACTACGACGAGTTTAAAATGCAGGAAAGTGATACTGATGTTGTCGAATGTATTCAACCTAATGACATTGCAAAAAACTGGGAGATGACTTTGGCAGATCTAGCTGGAGTCTCCAAAGTTATAAGTTCGACAGGTTTGGGTTGCAATAGTTCGCATTTGTCCTCGACAGATGAAGAACAGGTGGCAGAACTAACAATGGAACTTGATGCAATTGAGGTACAATATCAGCAGTGGTTTGAAGAACTCTCGATGAGGGGGGAAGCAGAAGTTAATGCCATTAGGAACAGATGGATCATAGATAAGAACCCGCCCATGAATTAA
- the LOC108226446 gene encoding calcium-binding protein KIC: MESHRDTRSGDQYEDLLPVMAEKLDVEAFVSELCGGFRLLADPASGLITSESLKKNSGLLGMEGMSKEDAEAMVKEGDLDGDGSLNETEFCILMVRLSPGMMEDAEAWLDKALQHEVESLL; the protein is encoded by the coding sequence ATGGAAAGCCACAGAGATACGAGAAGTGGTGATCAGTACGAAGATCTGTTACCTGTCATGGCGGAGAAGCTGGACGTGGAGGCGTTCGTGTCAGAGCTGTGTGGCGGATTCAGGCTATTAGCTGATCCTGCAAGCGGATTGATCACGTCCGAGAgtttgaagaaaaattcaggGCTTCTTGGAATGGAAGGGATGAGCAAAGAAGACGCGGAAGCGATGGTTAAAGAAGGAGACCTGGACGGAGATGGATCGCTTAATGAAACGGAGTTTTGTATATTGATGGTGAGGCTAAGTCCTGGTATGATGGAAGATGCTGAAGCGTGGCTTGATAAGGCTCTCCAGCATGAAGTTGAGAGTCTGCTTTGA
- the LOC108227212 gene encoding calcium-transporting ATPase, endoplasmic reticulum-type → MLSFNLGMKDVMDKPFPAWSWSVEECLKEYKVKIDKGLSTYDVDKLRETYGWNELRKEKGKPLWQLVLQQFDDMLVKILLVAALISFILAYLHGKETGNNGVQAYVEPLVIILILVLNAIVGVWQENKAEKALEALKEMQCDSCKVLRDRYLVPDLPARELVPGDIVELHVGDKVPADMRVAVLKTSTLRAEQSSLTGEAMPVLKGTNTALMVDCELQAKENMLFAGTTVVNGSCICITVNTGMLTEIGKIQTQIYEASLEEGDTPLKKKLDEFGNRLTTAIGFVCLAVWVINYKYFLYWDLINGWPTNIRFSFEKCTYYFKIAVALAVAAIPEGLPAVITTCLALGTRKMAQKNAIVRKLPSVETLGCTTVICSDKTGTLTTNQMSVMEFIVLGLNSTACQIFHVNGTTYDPKDGGIVDWKCYNMDANLQSMAKICAVCNDAGVFCNGRLFHTTGLPTEAALKVLVEKMGVPDIKARNRIRDSKITANYLIDHEAVKLGCCEWWTKRSKRVATLEFDRARKSMSVIARESTGHNRLLVKGAVESLLERSSHVQLADGSVVLLDEPCRQLLQFRQLEMSSKGLRCLGMAYKDELGEFSDYYAETHPAHKKLLDPACYTSIESDLVFVGMVGIRDPPRDEVHKAIDDCREAGIKVMVITGDNKTTAEAICREIRLFSDGDDLKRISFTGKEFMALSASQQREILSSSGAKVFSRAEPKHKQEIVRILKEMGDVVAMTGDGVNDAPALKLADIGIAMGITGTEVAKEASDMVLADDNFSTIVSAVAEGRSIYDNMKAFIRYMISSNIGEVISIFLTAALGIPECLIPVQLLWVNLVTDGPPATALGFNPADVNIMRKPPRKSNDALINSWVLFRYLVVGSYVGIATVGIFILWYTRPSFLGINLVGDGHTLVELSQLRNWGECHSWSNFTVTPFTLSDGRLITFSDPCDYFSTGKMKAMTLSLSVLVAIEMFNSLNALSEDNSLITMPPWRNHWLLIAMSISFGLHCLILYVPFLADVFGIVPLSLHEWRLVILVSAPVILIDELLKFVGRNRKWIAKVKKA, encoded by the exons ATGCTTTCATTTAACCTCGGTATGAAAGACGTGATGGATAAGCCGTTTCCTGCGTGGTCGTGGTCTGTTGAGGAATGTTTGAAAGAATACAAAGTAAAGATTGACAAGGGTTTGAGTACTTATGACGTTGACAAGCTGCGTGAGACGTATGGATGGAACGAGCTGAGGAAAGAAAAAGGGAAGCCCTTGTGGCAGCTGGTTTTGCAGCAATTTGATGATATGCTTGTAAAGATTTTACTTGTTGCAGCCTTGATCTCTTTCATTTTGGCGTATTTGCACGGGAAAGAAACTGGGAATAATGGAGTGCAAGCCTATGTTGAACCTCTCGTGATCATCTTGATCTTGGTCCTTAATGCCATTGTTGGAGTCTGGCAAGAGAATAAAGCTGAGAAAGCTCTTGAGGCTTTAAAGGAGATGCAATGTGACTCTTGTAAAGTTTTAAGGGATAGGTACTTAGTGCCCGATTTACCCGCTAGAGAGCTTGTTCCTGGGGATATTGTTGAATTGCATGTGGGTGACAAAGTTCCAGCAGACATGAGAGTTGCGGTTTTGAAAACTTCGACCTTAAGAGCTGAGCAGAGCTCCTTGACTGGGGAAGCTATGCCTGTCCTGAAAGGAACCAATACTGCACTCATGGTTGACTGTGAATTACAGGCCAAAGAAAATATGCTTTTTGCTGGAACAACAGTTGTTAATGGAAGCTGCATCTGCATTACTGTGAACACAGGGATGCTTACTGAAATTGGCAAGATACAGACACAAATTTATGAAGCTTCTCTGGAAGAGGGTGATACTCCTTTGAAGAAGAAGCTTGATGAGTTTGGGAATAGGCTTACAACTGCTATCGGTTTTGTTTGTCTTGCGGTATGGGTTATCAACTATAAATATTTTCTCTATTGGGATTTAATTAATGGATGGCCAACAAATATTCGATTTTCTTTTGAGAAGTgcacatattattttaaaatagcaGTTGCCCTTGCAGTAGCTGCTATACCAGAAGGACTTCCTGCTGTTATTACAACTTGCTTAGCTTTAGGTACACGAAAAATGGCACAGAAAAATGCAATTGTTAGAAAGCTACCAAGTGTGGAGACCTTAGGATGTACAACTGTAATCTGTTCTGATAAAACAGGGACACTGACAACGAATCAGATGTCGGTGATGGAATTTATTGTATTAGGACTGAACAGCACCGCTTGTCAGATATTCCATGTTAATGGCACAACTTATGATCCTAAGGATGGAGGAATTGTCGACTGGAAATGCTACAATATGGATGCTAACTTGCAATCCATGGCGAAGATATGTGCTGTCTGCAATGATGCTGGTGTTTTTTGCAATGGCCGTCTTTTTCATACGACAGGTTTACCTACTGAGGCAGCTCTTAAGGTCTTGGTTGAAAAGATGGGTGTTCCAGATATTAAAGCAAGGAACAGAATCCGTGATTCTAAGATTACGGCTAATTATCTTATTGACCATGAGGCTGTGAAGTTAG GCTGTTGTGAATGGTGGACAAAAAGGTCAAAGAGAGTTGCCACACTTGAGTTTGATCGCGCTCGCAAATCGATGAGTGTTATTGCCAGGGAGTCAACAGGACATAACCGCCTTCTTGTTAAG GGTGCTGTTGAGAGTTTACTAGAGCGCAGTTCACACGTGCAACTTGCAGATGGATCTGTTGTTCTGCTGGATGAACCTTGTAGGCAACTATTGCAGTTTAGACAATTGGAGATGAGTTCAAAAGGATTGCGATGCTTGGGTATGGCTTATAAAGATGAGTTGGGTGAGTTTTCGGACTACTATGCTGAAACTCATCCTGCTCATAAGAAGTTGCTGGATCCAGCTTGTTACACTTCAATTGAAAGTGATTTGGTTTTTGTTGGGATGGTTGGTATACGG GACCCTCCTCGTGATGAAGTTCATAAAGCAATTGATGATTGTAGAGAAGCTGGGATTAAAGTTATGGTGATAACTGGTGATAATAAGACCACTGCTGAAGCCATCTGTAGGGAAATTCGATTGTTTTCTGATGGAGACGATCTTAAAAGGATAAGCTTTACTGGTAAAGAGTTCATGGCACTGTCTGCTTCTCAACAAAGAGAAATACTATCAAGTTCCGGGGCAAAGGTTTTCTCTCGTGCTGAACCTAAACACAAGCAGgaaattgttagaattttaaaagAGATGGGTGATGTTGTTGCTATGACTGGGGATGGTGTCAATGATGCACCTGCACTGAAACTTGCTGATATTGGAATTGCCATGGGCATTACTGGAACGGAG GTTGCAAAAGAAGCTTCAGATATGGTTCTGGCTGATGATAATTTCAGTACCATTGTTTCAGCTGTTGCTGAGGGGCGTTCAATCTATGACAACATGAAAGCTTTCATCAG ATACATGATATCATCAAATATTGGGGAAGTTATATCAATCTTTTTGACTGCTGCGCTGGGGATACCTGAGTGCTTAATACCTGTGCAGCTCTTGTGGGTTAATTTAGTCACTGATGGACCTCCTGCAACAGCTCTTGGATTTAATCCCGCGGATGTTAATATTATGCGAAAACCACCACGGAAAAGCAATGATGCACTCATAAACTCTTGGGTTCTCTTCCGTTATTTG GTAGTAGGTTCTTATGTTGGCATTGCTACTGTTGGCATTTTCATTTTGTGGTACACCAGACCATCATTTCTGGGAATAAATCTTGTGGGTGATGGGCACACACTTGTTGAGCTATCACAACTTCGCAACTGGGGAGAGTGTCACTCATGGTCGAATTTCACTGTTACTCCTTTTACGCTTAGTGATGGCCGCTTGATTACTTTCTCTGATCCATGTGATTACTTCTCTACTGGGAAAATGAAGGCAATGACTTTATCACTCTCTGTACTGGTGGCCATAGAAATGTTTAACTCTCTAAATGCCCTTTCTGAAGACAACAGTTTGATAACCATGCCACCATGGAGAAACCATTGGCTGCTAATTGCCATGTCTATCTCATTTGGGCTGCATTGCTTAATATTATATGTTCCCTTCTTGGCAGATGTGTTTGGTATTGTTCCGTTGAGTCTACATGAGTGGCGTCTGGTTATATTGGTATCAGCACCTGTGATTCTTATTGATGAACTGTTGAAGTTTGTGGGACGTAATAGAAAATGGATAGCCAAAGTAAAGAAAGCATGA